From Falco cherrug isolate bFalChe1 chromosome W unlocalized genomic scaffold, bFalChe1.pri SUPER_W_unloc_1, whole genome shotgun sequence, the proteins below share one genomic window:
- the LOC129734913 gene encoding adenomatous polyposis coli protein-like isoform X4 produces MLENQFTGQRTRSLLLGELEKEEKEKDWYYAQLQDLTKRIDSIPFTEKFSLQTDMTRRQLEYEARQIRAAMEEQLGTCQDMEKRAQVRVMRIQQIEKDVLCIRQLLQSQAAEAERVPQSKHDTGSHDTERHSEGQGTAEINIATTGTGQGSAAQMDHDTASVMNSSNNYSVPRRLTNHLGTKVEMVYSLLSMLGTHGKDDMSGTLLAMSSSQDSCISMRQSGCLPLLIQLLHGNDKDSVLLGNSRCSKEARARARAALHNIIHSQPDDKRGRREIRVLHLLEQVRAYCETCWKWQEAHEEGMDRDKNPMRAPADHQICPAVCVLMKLSFDEEHRHAMNELGCLQAIAELLQVDCEMYGLTNDHYSVTLRRYAGMALTNLTFGDVANKATLCSMKDCMRALVAQLKSESEDLQQVIASVLRNLSWRADVNSKKTLREVGSVKALMECALEVKKESTLKSVLSALWNLSAHCTENKGDICAVDGALAFLVGTLTYRSQANTLAIIESGGGILRNVSSLIATNEDHRQILRENSCLQTLLQHLKSHSLTIVSNACGTLWNLSARNAKDQEALWDMGAVSMLKNLIHSKHKMIAMGSAAALRNLMANRPAKYKDANIMSPGSSLPSLYVRKQKALEAELDAQHLSETFENIDNLSPKASHHNKQRHKQNIYNEYVLDSSRHDDGICSSETFNTSHMTVLSPYLNATVLPGSSSYSRGNIENSRSEKDRSLNRDVAVGLNSYHQATENTGNSSKRIGMQITAAAQIAKVMEEVTSMHIPQEDRSSCSTSEMHCLTEDRNVPRKTAAAHTHSNTYFPKSENSNGTCPMLYTTMEYKRASNDSLNSVSSSDGYGKRGQMKPSIESYSEDDESKFRSYGQYPADLAHKIHSANHMDDNDEELDTPINYSLKYSDEQLSSGRQSPSQNERWARPKHIIEDEIKQNEQRQLRSKDATYSVYTESGDDKCMKYQSPFGQQECVSSFRSRGSNGAEQSRVGSMLGMNQKVNQSLCQADDYDNDKPTNYSECYSKEEHHKGEEDRPTNYSIKYNKEEHLVDQPIDYSLKYSTEVPLSSQKPSFTISNSSSVQSTKTDDISLSCENISTPSGSSERQNQLHPNSAQSRSSHAQKTASCKTSSINQETIQTYCVEDTPICFSRCSSLSSLSSAEDEIGCDQPTHVTDANNTLQIAELKENSGILSTEGAVSEVASASQHIRTKSSRLQTPSLSPSDSSRHKAVEFSSGAKSPSKSGAHTPKSPPEHYVQETPLMFSRCTSVSSLDSFESHSIASSVQSEPCSGMVSGIISPSDLPDSPGQTMPPSRSKTPPPAQGAQVKKEVAKGKVPNAEKRESGPRQVAINEAVQRVQVLPDADTLLHFATESTPDGFSCSSSLSGLSLDEPFIQKDVELRIMPPVHENEHGNEAEPEQPDVTKDNQEKKAEKPTEAEKDIMDDSDDDIVILEEYIISAMPTKSSHKAKKPSQASASKIPPPVTRKPSQLLVYKLLPSQTGLQSQKRVSFTPGYDMPWVYFVEDTPINFSTATSLSDLTIESLPNELANVENVGTGAESEEFEKRDTIPTEGISTDNSQRAKSSTKTAPGLDDDKTEEGDILAECINSAMPKGKSHKSFRVKKVIDQIQQASLSVSNTNQSEHDKKEPMSPVKPIPQNNEYRAHVRKNTEPKSYINNERSYSENTDTKKQNLKNNSRYFNDKLPNNEEHVKGNFAFDSPHHYTPIEGTPYCFSRNDSLSSLDFDDYDDVDLSRENAELQKRKAKETETEDYTNTEQSSNQQPSNRTQVCQKYLTGRSQPETFSQSTKDIPDRGAAVDEKMQDFAIENTPVNFSRNSSLRSLSDIDQENNNKESERAKQTEGPDSQIESNRPQTSSYAPKSFIVEDTPVCFSRNSSLSSLSIDSEDDLLQECISSAMPKKKKPSKVKSESEKNNSRNMGDVLAEDLSLDLRERGRTDSEHGFSPDSENFDWKAIQEGANSIVSSLHQAAAAISLTRQASSDSDSILSLKSGIFLGSPFHLTPDQEEKPFTSNKGPRILKPGEKSTLEYKKVESENKGIKGGKKVYKSIITGKACSNSKVSSQLRQPQQTNMTSISRGRTMIHIPGVRNSSSSTSPVTKKGPPLKNTNSKSPSEGQNSVSSPRGVNSSVKLESAPVTRQPSQQSRSSKRPSRSGSRDSTPSRPQQQPLSRPLQSPGQNSISPGRNGISPPNKLSHLPMTSSSNTVSTKSSSSGRMLYTAPGRQLSQQNLTKQTALTKSTSGIPRSESASKGLNQILNSGGSNKKAELSRMSSAKSSGSESDRSERPVLVRQSTFIKETSSPTLRQKFKESASYEFLSPYRPGSPTRSQIQIPVLSPSLPNMSLSTHLTAQTSSWQNLPPNLSPSVEYDGRPTKHHDIARSHSESPSRLPINRLGTWKREHSKHSSSLPRVSTWRRSGSSSSVLSASSESSEKTKSEDEKQHESSVSRHKQSNESQASAKATWRKIKENEIPQIMNEPKYSSAGATNDTDSKTLIYQMAPAVSKTEDVWVRIEDCPINKPRSGRSPTGNTPPVIDSVSEKGSVNNKDSKEITEKQNPENRNVPVHTIGLENCPNSFFQIDSPDKKGTEAKPGQNNPVPAPENNESTVNEHTPFSSSSSSKHNSPSGTVAARVTPFNYSPSPRKSSVDNSSARPSQIPTPINNSTKKHDSKTENTDSSETQSPKRHSGSYLVTSV; encoded by the exons GGTTCTGCTGCTCAAATGGACCATGACACAGCCAGTGTTATGAACTCTAGTAATAACTATTCTGTTCCTCGCAGACTGACAAATCATCTGGGTACCAAG GTGGAAATGGTGTATTCATTATTGTCGATGCTTGGTACTCATGGTAAAGATGACATGTCAGGAACATTGCTAGCAATGTCTAGCTCTCAAGACAGCTGCATATCTATGCGCCAGTCTGGATGTCTTCCTCTCCTCATCCAGCTTTTACATGGAAATGATAAAGACTCTGTGTTGTTAGGAAATTCCCGTTGTAGTAAAGAGGCCCGTGCCAGagccagagcagcactgcatAACATCATTCACTCCCAGCCTGATGATAAGCGAGGCAGACGGGAAATCCGTGTGCTTCATCTCTTAGAGCAAGTCCGTGCTTACTGTGAAACGTGTTGGAAATGGCAGGAGGCACATGAAGAAGGCATGGACCGGGACAAGAACCCAA TGCGAGCTCCAGCTGATCATCAAATCTGTCCTGCAGTGTGTGTTTTGATGAAACTTTCATTTGATGAAGAACACAGGCATGCCATGAATGAGCTTG gatgtttGCAGGCCATTGCAGAACTGTTGCAAGTGGACTGTGAAATGTATGGACTTACAAATGACCACTATAGTGTTACATTAAGGAGGTATGCTGGAATGGCTCTGACAAACTTGACTTTTGGAGATGTGGCAAACAAG GCTACATTATGTTCTATGAAGGACTGCATGAGAGCTCTTGTAGCCCAATTGAAGTCTGAAAGTGAAGACTTGCAGCAG GTCATTGCAAGCGTTTTGAGGAACTTGTCCTGGCGAGCAGATGTAAACAGTAAAAAGACTCTACGTGAAGTTGGAAGTGTAAAAGCATTGATGGAATGTGCTTTAGAAGTTAAGAAG GAATCCACCCTAAAAAGCGTTTTGAGTGCCTTATGGAATTTGTCAGCACACTGTACTGAGAACAAAGGTGATATATGTGCTGTTGATGGTGCTCTTGCATTTCTAGTTGGTACACTGACATACCGGAGCCAAGCAAACACTTTAGCTATCATAGAAAGTGGAGGAGGAATATTAAGAAATGTTTCTAGCTTAATTGCTACTAATGAGGACCACAG GCAAATCTTGCGAGAGAACAGCTGCTTACAAACCTTGTTACAGCATTTGAAGTCACACAGTTTGACAATAGTCAGTAATGCATGTGGGACCCTGTGGAATCTTTCTGCACGAAATGCAAAAGATCAGGAGGCACTGTGGGACATGGGAGCAGTGAGCATGCTCAAAAATCTCATTCActcaaaacacaaaatgatAGCAatgggcagtgctgcagctctaAGAAACCTGATGGCAAATAGGCCAGCAAAATATAAGGATGCCAACATTATGTCTCCAGGATCAAGCTTACCATCTCTTTATGTTAGAAAACAAAAGGCACTGGAAGCAGAATTAGATGCTCAGCATTTATCAGAGACTTTTGAAAACATAGATAATTTAAGCCCAAAAGCATCTCACCATAATAAGCAGAGACATAAGCAAAATATATACAATGAGTATGTTTTGGATTCCAGTCGACATGATGATGGGATTTGCAGTTCAGAGACTTTTAATACTAGTCATATGACTGTGCTTTCACCATATTTAAATGCTACAGTATTGCCTGGCTCCTCTTCCTATAGTAGAGGAAACATAGAAAACTCTCGATCTGAGAAAGACAGAAGCCTCAATAGGGATGTAGCAGTAGGTTTAAATAGCTATCATCAAGCTACAGAGAATACTGGGAACTCCTCTAAGAGAATAGGAATGCAGAttactgctgcagctcagaTTGCCAAAGTTATGGAAGAAGTAACAAGCATGCATATTCCACAAGAAGACAGAAGTTCTTGTTCCACTTCTGAAATGCACTGTTtgacagaagacagaaatgtcccaagaaaaacagctgctgcCCATACTCACTCGAATACATACTTTCCTAAATCTGAGAATTCAAACGGGACGTGTCCTATGCTTTATACAACAATGGAATACAAGAGAGCTTCAAATGATAGTTTAAATAGTGTCAGCAGCAGTGATGGCTATGGTAAAAGAGGTCAAATGAAACCTTCCATTGAATCTTACTCGGAAGATGATGAAAGTAAATTTCGTAGTTATGGTCAATACCCAGCTGACTTGGCACATAAGATACATAGTGCAAATCATATGGATGACAATGATGAAGAGCTAGACACTCCTATTAATTATAGTCTTAAATATTCAGATGAACAGTTGAGTTCTGGAAGGCAAAGTCCCTCTCAGAATGAAAGATGGGCAAGGCCTAAGCATATAATAGAagatgaaataaagcaaaatgaacAAAGGCAGTTAAGGAGCAAAGATGCAACTTATTCCGTGTACACTGAAAGCGGAGATGATAAGTGCATGAAATACCAGTCACCTTTTGGACAGCAAgaatgtgtttcttcttttagaTCAAGAGGATCCAAtggtgcagagcagagcagagtaGGCTCAATGCTTGGAATGAATCAAAAAGTAAACCAGTCCTTGTGCCAGGCTGATGATTATGACAATGATAAGCCAACCAACTATAGTGAATGCTACTCTAAGGAGGAACACCACAAAGGGGAAGAAGACAGACCAACTAATTATAGCATAAAGTACAATAAAGAGGAACATCTTGTTGATCAGCCTATTGATTATAGTCTAAAATATTCAACAGAAGTTCCTCTCTCTTCTCAGAAGCCATCTTTTACTATTTCAAACAGTTCATCAGTGCAAAGCACTAAAACTGACGATATTTCCTTAAGCTGTGAGAACATATCAACCCCTTCAGGTAGTTCAGAGAGACAGAATCAGCTTCACCCAAATTCTGCACAGAGTAGAAGTAGTCATGCTCAAAAGACTGCCTCCTGTAAGACTTCCTCTATTAATCAGGAAACTATACAAACTTATTGTGTGGAAGATACACCAATATGTTTTTCAAGGTGTAGCTCTTTGTCATCTTTGTCATCAGCTGAAGATGAAATAGGATGTGATCAACCCACACATGTGACAGATGCTAATAACACATTACAGATAGCAGAACTAAAGGAAAACAGTGGGATTCTGTCTACAGAAGGTGCAGTAAGTGAAGTTGCATCAGCTTCTCAGCACATCAGAACAAAATCTAGTAGACTTCAGACTCCTAGTTTATCTCCTTCTGACTCTTCTAGACATAAAGCTGTTGAATTTTCTTCTGGTGCCAAATCTCCCTCAAAGAGTGGTGCACACACTCCTAAAAGTCCACCAGAACATTATGTGCAGGAAACCCCACTCATGTTTAGCAGATGTACTTCTGTAAGTTCCCTGGATAGTTTTGAAAGCCATTCAATTGCTAGTTCAGTTCAAAGTGAGCCTTGCAGTGGAATGGTAAGTGGAATTATAAGTCCCAGTGATCTTCCAGACAGCCCTGGACAAACAATGCCTCCAAGCAGAAGTAAAACTCCACCCCCTGCTCAAGGAGCTCAAGTAAAGAAGGAAGTAGCTAAAGGCAAAGTACCTAATGCAGAAAAGAGAGAGTCTGGTCCTAGACAGGTAGCTATAAATGAAGCTGTTCAAAGAGTTCAGGTACTGCCAGATGCTGATACGTTATTACATTTTGCCACAGAAAGTACACCGGATGGATTTTCTTGCTCTTCTAGCCTAAGTGGTCTGAGTCTTGATGAACCATTTATACAGAAAGATGTAGAGTTAAGAATAATGCCTCCTGTACATGAAAATGAACATGGAAATGAAGCAGAACCTGAACAGCCAGATGTTACAAAGGATAACCAAGAGAAGAAAGCGGAGAAGCctactgaagcagaaaaagacaTTATGGATGATTCTGATGATGATATTGTTATATTGGAAGAATATATTATTTCTGCAATGCCAACAAAATCTTCACATAAAGCCAAAAAGCCTTCTCAAGCATCTGCTTCAAAAATACCTCCTCCTGTAACCAGAAAGCCAAGCCAACTGCTAGTTTACAAACTTTTGCCTTCACAAACTGGATTGCAGTCCCAAAAGCGTGTGAGTTTTACACCTGGATATGATATGCCATGGGTATACTTTGTTGAGGATACACCAATAAATTTTTCAACAGCTACATCTTTGAGTGACCTCACAATAGAGTCACTACCGAATGAGTTGGCCAATGTAGAGAACGTGGGTACAGGGGCAGAGTCAGAGGAGTTTGAAAAGAGAGACACCATTCCTACAGAAGGTATAAGTACAGATAACTCTCAGAGAGCAAAAAGCTCAACTAAGACTGCCCCAGGACTGGATGATGACAAAACAGAAGAGGGTGATATTCTGGCCGAATGTATTAATTCGGCTatgccaaaaggaaaaagtcacAAATCTTTCAGAGTGAAGAAGGTAATAGATCAAATCCAACAAGCATCTTTATCTGTAAGTAACACAAATCAGTCAGAACATGATAAAAAGGAGCCAATGTCACCAGTAAAGCCCATTCCCCAAAATAATGAATATAGAGCACatgtaagaaaaaacacagagcCTAAAAGCTATATTAATAATGAAAGAAGCTATTCAGAGaacacagacacaaagaaacagaatcttaaaaataattcaagataTTTTAATGACAAACTTCCAAATAATGAAGAGCATGTAAAAGGAAACTTTGCATTTGATTCCCCTCATCATTACACACCTATTGAGGGAACTCCTTATTGTTTTTCACGGAATGATTCTCTAAGTTCTTTAGATTTTGATGATTATGATGATGTTGACCTTTCAAGGGAGAATGCAGaattgcaaaaaagaaaagcaaaggaaacagaaactgAAGACTACACTAATACAGAACAATCTTCAAATCAGCAACCAAGTAATAGGACACAAGTTTGTCAAAAATACCTGACAGGCAGAAGCCAGCCTGAAACTTTCTCTCAGTCAACTAAAGATATTCCAGATAGAGGAGCAGCTGTAGATGAGAAAATGCAGGATTTTGCTATTGAAAACACACCTGTAAATTTTTCTCGCAATTCATCTCTTCGTTCCCTCAGTGATATTGAtcaagaaaacaacaacaaagaaagtGAACGTGCAAAACAAACTGAGGGTCCTGATTCACAGATAGAATCAAATAGACCACAGACTTCTAGTTATGCACCTAAATCATTTATTGTTGAAGATACTCCTGTATGTTTCTCTAGAAACAGCTCTCTCAGTTCTCTTAGTATTGACTCAGAAGATGATCTGTTGCAGGAATGCATTAGTTCAGCTAtgcctaaaaagaaaaaaccctcaaaagtaaagagtgaaagtgaaaaaaataattccagaaatatGGGTGATGTATTGGCAGAAGATTTATCACTGGatttgagagagagagggaggacaGATTCAGAACATGGTTTCTCACCTGATTCAGAGAACTTTGATTGGAAAGCTATACAAGAAGGTGCGAATTCTATAGTTAGTagcttgcatcaagctgcagCTGCTATATCACTGACTAGACAAGCTTCATCAGACTCTGACTCTATCCTTTCATTAAAATCTGGTATTTTTCTAGGGTCACCTTTTCATCTTACCCCAGACcaagaagaaaagccttttaCTAGTAATAAAGGTCCAAGAATTCTTAAGCCAGGGGAGAAGAGTACATTGGAGTATAAAAAAGTAGAATCTGAAAATAAGGGaatcaaaggaggaaaaaaagtatacaAAAGTATAATTACAGGAAAAGCTTGCTCTAATTCAAAAGTTTCAAGCCAGTTAAGGCAACCACAGCAAACAAATATGACTTCAATTTCACGTGGTAGGACAATGATTCATATTCCAGGAGTTCGAAATAGTTCCTCAAGTACTAGTCCTGTTACCAAAAAAGGTCCCCCTCTAAAAAATACAAACTCCAAGAGTCCCAGTGAAGGCCAAAATTCTGTTAGTTCTCCAAGAGGAGTCAATTCATCAGTGAAACTTGAGTCAGCTCCTGTAACTAGACAACCATCTCAACAAAGCAGGTCAAGTAAAAGACCTTCTAGATCAGGATCTAGAGACTCTACTCCTTCTAGACCTCAACAGCAGCCATTAAGCAGGCCTCTGCAATCTCCAGGACAAAACTCAATTTCCCCAGGAAGAAATGGTATAAGTCCTCCCAACAAACTGTCTCATTTGCCAATGACATCATCCTCTAATACAGTTTCAACTAAATCTTCAAGTTCAGGAAGAATGTTATATACAGCACCAGGCAGGCAGTTGAGCCAGCAAAACCTTACAAAGCAAACTGCCTTAACTAAGAGTACCAGTGGCATTCCCAGAAGTGAGTCTGCTTCAAAAGGATTAAACCAAATTCTCAATAGTGGTGGATCAAACAAAAAGGCTGAACTATCCAGAATGTCATCCGCAAAATCCAGTGGGAGTGAATCTGACAGATCTGAAAGACCTGTTCTGGTTCGTCAGTCAACTTTTATTAAAGAAACTTCGAGTCCAACTCTAAGACAGAAATTCAAAGAGTCTGCTTCATATGAATTTCTGTCTCCTTACAGGCCAGGGTCTCCCACTAGATCCCAAATACAGATTCCAGTTTTAAGTCCATCTCTTCCCAATATGTCTTTATCCACTCATTTAACTGCCCAGACTAGCAGTTGGCAAAATTTACCCCCTAATCTGAGTCCTTCTGTAGAATATGATGGGAGACCAACAAAACATCATGACATAGCTCGTTCTCATTCTGAAAGTCCATCTAGATTGCCAATCAATAGATTGGGAACATGGAAGCGTGAACATAGTAAGCATTCCTCATCACTTCCTCGTGTAAGCACTTGGCGAAGATCCGGAAGTTCTTCCTCAGTTCTGTCAGCTTCTTCAGAATCCAGTGAAAAGACGAAAAGTGAAGATGAAAAGCAACATGAAAGTTCTGTTTCTAGACACAAACAAAGTAATGAAAGTCAAGCATCAGCAAAAGCtacttggagaaaaataaaagaaaatgaaattcctCAAATAATGAATGAGCCTAAGTATTCTTCCGCAGGTGCAACAAATGACACTGATTCCAAAACTCTAATTTATCAGATGGCACCAGCTGTCTCTAAGACAGAGGATGTGTGGGTGAGGATAGAGGACTGCCCTATTAATAAACCTCGATCTGGAAGATCCCCAACTGGAAATACTCCCCCTGTTATTGACAGTGTTTCAGAGAAAGGGAGTGTGAATAATAAAGATTCTAAAGAGattactgaaaaacaaaatccagagaACAGAAATGTTCCTGTTCATACCATTGGTTTAGAAAATTGTCCAAACTCTTTCTTTCAGATAGACAGTCCAGACaagaaaggaacagaagcaaaacctgGACAGAATAATCCTGTTCCTGCaccagaaaataatgaaagtacTGTTAATGAGCATACACCATTCAGTTCCAGTAGCTCAAGCAAACATAACTCCCCCAGTGGTACTGTTGCAGCAAGAGTGACTCCTTTCAACTACAGTCCAAGTCCCAGGAAGAGTAGTGTGGACAACAGTTCTGCTCGGCCATCACAAATACCAACACCAATAAATAACAGCACAAAGAAACATGattcaaagactgaaaatacagactCCAGTGAAACTCAGAGTCCTAAACGTCATTCTGGCTCTTACCTGGTGACTTCTGTTTAA